The Stomoxys calcitrans chromosome 3, idStoCalc2.1, whole genome shotgun sequence genome includes a region encoding these proteins:
- the LOC106091726 gene encoding uncharacterized protein LOC106091726, translated as MAKKCSVRSLGDSALGELANLIVSTLGYAKYGSDVDMDINIVMVEINEYLELSGATSNIYQDLLRVILGSDYLEANMRFTCLQMLLNCGVSFLVTEVFPFSYYEKILQVIAAQGTGLRVLNLKGVWVKEEHMFYMFEIIKKCQYLTKLYVPYIANDDLLGAIAKHCKNLQVLDISGETDITEIGIESLSRGLCAERLTVIDIGMMGEENICYSDIALLLEHCPNVETLSTYSFVGPALKFVHDNVDENFKCKLKYLHDTGTDKETLSLVVKTCPNLQSLYLDTPKAGCLQVLSQTFLRKLKIYKFSCSELLSLLENTGRYLDHLTMIKGNGEIELSVLASICPSLIELDCYMMDGLSYFNQNHHRFSRLEGLEMLSSPIPNTALKSLICNTTQLKRLAVDSTALNDDDIVSIFIPYNFNDLEDVWFTLAPNLTIQSIQVLMNECPELQSIGQLSGWALTPDDLALLKGLLKSGNSSLVLTPNGFFP; from the exons ATGGCCAAGAAATGTTCGGTGCGATCACTGGGCGACAGTGCCCTGGGAGAACTGGCAAATCTCATTGTATCCACACTGGGTTATGCGAAATATGGGTCTGACGTTGATATGGACATCAACATTGTCATGGTGGAGATCAATGAGTATCTAGAGTTGTCTGGCGCTACATCTAATATCTACCAGGACTTATTGAGGGTTATCCTCGGTTCGGATTATTTGGAGGCAAATATGCGTTTTACATGCTTGCAAATGTTGCTGAATTGTGGAGTATCTTTCTTGGTAACCGAGGTTTTTCCCTTTTCGTATTATGAGAAAATATTGCAAGTGATAGCAGCCCAAGGTACAGGATTGCGAGTTCTCAATCTGAAAGGTGTTTGGGTAAAGGAAGAACACATGTTCTACATGTTTGAAATAATCAAAAAATGTCAGTATCTCACCAAATTATATGTGCCGTACATTGCAAACGACGATTTGTTGGGGGCAATCGCCAAGCActgcaaaaatttgcaagtaCTGGATATTTCTGGCGAAACTGATATCACCGAAATTGGAATAGAATCATTGAGTAGGGGCTTGTGCGCAGAACGTTTAACAGTTATCGATATTGGAATGATGGGCGAGGAGAATATTTGCTATTCAGACATTGCACTTCTATTGGAACATTGCCCCAATGTGGAAACGCTTTCGACATATTCTTTTGTGGGACCAGCTTTGAAGTTCGTTCATGACAATGTCGACGAGAATTTTAAATGCAAGTTAAAATATCTCCATGACACTGGAACGGATAAAGAGACGCTGAGCTTGGTGGTCAAAACGTGCCCAAATTTGCAATCATTATATCTAGATACCCCTAAGGCGGGTTGCCTTCAAGTTTTGTCCCAGACTTTTTTGCGGAAGCTGAAAATCTACAAATTTTCCTGCTCCGAGTTATTAAGTTTGTTGGAAAATACAGGTCGATATTTAGATCATTTGACAATGATTAAAGGCAACGGTGAAATAGAGCTCAGTGTGTTGGCGTCAATATGCCCCAGTCTCATTGAATTGGACTGTTATATGATGGATGGTTTGTCATATTTCAACCAGAATCACCATCGGTTTAGCCGGCTAGAAGGACTTGAAATGCTTAGCAGTCCCATCCCAAACACAGCCCTTAAGTCCTTGATATGTAATACGACGCAGTTGAAACGACTGGCTGTTGATAGTACAGCACTAAATGACGATGACATTGTTAG CATTTTCATTCCATACAATTTCAATGACCTAGAAGATGTTTGGTTTACATTGGCCCCAAATTTGACCATACAATCAATACAG